A stretch of the Aphis gossypii isolate Hap1 chromosome 2, ASM2018417v2, whole genome shotgun sequence genome encodes the following:
- the LOC126549897 gene encoding uncharacterized protein LOC126549897: protein MSQLRYPPGTNHNARRATFVPADLNQANNLIDCNTFFIDSNVYLHIVLDPELLFNCVVCITSNSQCVKISVELFQSINTLLNNVNFRLPSHLLLKEFKLMSIEEFNGVNILSIKCLQQDQNVQSTKENVKKILQLSDAMEEVIQMKNMYVRSASLLQACKISMFLGKEMALPKDTKISDVEDYLEHIEDKKLKESISVQGTCLIADLKIKALKQLVRGWLSSSPETEAEVNRPRTRAFVARERAKASRRLSYLK from the exons ATGAGCCAACTGCGTTATCCACCCGGTACCAACCACAACGCACGACGTGCTACGTTCGTGCCCGCCGACCTGAACCAA GCTAATAATCTGATCGATTGTAACACATTCTTTATTGATAGCaatgtttatttacatattgtcTTAGATCCGGAACTTTTGTTTAATTGTGTTGTTTGTATTACAAGTAACTCTCAGTGCGTGAAAATAAGTGTTGAATTGTTTCAATCCATAAATACACTTCTTAACAACGTAAACTTTAGACTTCCATCGCACTTACTGTTAAAGGAGTTTAAATTGATGTCAATAGAGGAATTCAACGGTGTCAACATTCTGTCAATCAAATGCTTGCAGCAAGACCAGAATGTGCAGTCGACTAAGGAGAATGTTAAAAAGATTTTACAATTGAGCGATGCCATGGAAGAAGTTATTcagatgaaaaatatgtatgttcgGTCCGCTTCATTGCTTCAGGCCTGTAAGATTTCAATGTTTCTGGGAAAGGAAATGGCGTTACCCaaagatacaaaaataagCGATGTTGAGGATTATCTGGAGCACATTGAGGACAAGAAATTGAAAGAGAGTATTTCAGTCCAAGGTACTTGCTTAATAGCAGATTTAAAGATTAAAGCACTCAAACAATTGGTAAGGGGCTGGTTATCTTCTTCACCCGAAACTGag gctgAAGTCAACAGACCGAGGACAAGAGCATTTGTAGCGCGTGAAAGGGCAAAGGCAAGCCGTAGATtaagttatttgaaataa
- the LOC126549898 gene encoding uncharacterized protein LOC126549898: MCERRIYGREKVTILKQFHDSKLGGHLGVNKTIKRIQKQFRWKGMKDDVKKYVKNCTSCQVNTISNRHVKQPMAITSTSSKPFEKIFLDIVGPLPTTLSSNNYILTMQDDLSKYTLGVPIPNHQANTVAEAFVLHFVCVHGIPGTILTDQGTDFLSKTFTEVCKLLKINKVNTSPFRPQTNGGLERSHRTLAEYLRHYVDKNLNNWNHLLPYAFFVYNSTSMQVSHKLAREKLIEHKVKSKDRYDKNENPVNIHVKDLVLLKDNAHKNKLNSLWLGPYEVIEVIGDENIEYNTKYDLLGLKMKNITNICTDKRHIDLCGKYQIEITDLYDEITNQKERLYMSLGGSVNQTDVYQENKRNKRGLINIVGNAMYTLFGVCDDKCAKKTREAIKQTEETGANILHIVKSQTTVVKTAVKKIASSLNQTEALYKEISTKEQKLHERMMQLQNITDDVLDLLLADEVHNLYTIITNQYAYETSTLEQIITAVREGLIHPSLMTPQELASTLKTAERTIKKQYAIPMGTKASELNLHSVSKSLDEIQQMIDEEVIREQSQKHQFIHSNLLYVSNRQVIDIPRRLANYRSQIRNVRRGNFASEIYDEVPFSAPPSPR, from the exons ATGTGCGAACGTAGAATATACGGAAGAGAGaaagtaactatattaaagCAGTTTCACGATTCTAAACTAGGAGGTCATTTAGgtgttaataaaactattaaacgcATACAGAAGCAATTTAGATGGAAAGGTATGAAAGATGATGTTAAAAAGTacgtaaaaaattgtacatcgtgtcaagtaaatacaatttcaaatcgGCATGTAAAGCAACCAATGGCTATTACATCAACAAGTTCAaaaccatttgaaaaaatatttttagatattgtagGTCCATTACCAACGACCTTgtctagtaataattatattttaacaatgcaaGATGACTTATCTAAATACACGCTAGGAGTACCAATACCTAATCATCAGGCAAACACGGTCGCGGAAGCTTTTGTTCTACATTTCGTGTGTGTACATGGAATACCGGGAACGATATTGACAGATCAGGGAACGGATTTCCTTAGCAAAACATTTACGGAAGTTtgcaaattgttaaaaataaataaagttaatactaGTCCTTTTAGACCACAGACAAATGGAGGTCTCGAAAGATCACATAGAACTTTGGCCGAGTACTTAAGACATTATGtggataagaatttaaataattggaatCATTTGTTACCATatgcattttttgtatataattcaacG AGTATGCAAGTGTCGCATAAATTAGCGAGAGAGAAGTTAATAGAAcacaaagtaaaaagtaaGGACCGATATGACAAAAATGAGAATCCTGTAAATATACACGTGAAAGATTTAGtacttttaaaagataacgcacataaaaacaaacttaattCACTATGGTTAGGACCATATGAAGTAATTGAAGTAATAGGAgatgaaaatata gaatataatacaaagtatGACTTATTAGggttgaaaatgaaaaatataacaaatatatgcaCTGACAAACGTCATATAGATTTGTGTGggaaatatcaaatagaaaTAACTGATTTATATGATGAAATAACTAATCAAAAAGAACGATTGTATATGTCGTTAGGAGGTAGTGTTAATCAAACCGATGTatatcaagaaaataaacgaaacaaaaggggattaataaacattgttgGTAAcgcaatgtatacattatttggtGTATGTGATGATAAATGTGCAAAGAAAACTAGAGAAGCAATCAAACAAACAGAGGAAACAGGagctaatattttacatatagtgAAATCGCAAACAACGGTAGTAAAAACAGCAGTTAAAAAGATTGCTAGTTCACTAAATCAAACAGAGGCactatataaagaaatatcaactaaagaacaaaaattacatgAGAGAATGATGCAATTACAGAATATAACTGATGACGTATTAGATTTACTATTGGCTGACGAAGTCCATAatctatacactataataactaatcagTATGCGTATGAAACCTCAACGTTGGAACAGATAATAACAGCTGTAAGAGAGGGGTTAATACATCCAAGTCTTATGACACCACAAGAACTTGCATCAACATTGAAAACAGCAGaacgaacaattaaaaaacaatatgctATACCTATGGGAACAAAAGCGTCAGAATtaa aTCTGCACAGTGTGTCAAAATCACTTGATGAGATTCAGCAAATGATAGACGAAGAAGTTATTAGAGAACAAAGTCAAAAACACCAGTTCATACATTCAAATCTTTT atacGTTAGCAATCGCCAAGTAATTGATATACCAAGAAGATTGGCTAACTATAGATCACAAATACGAAATGTAAGAAGGGGAAATTTTGCTTCAGAAATATATGATGAAGTACCATTTAGCGCACCACCATCACcacgttaa
- the LOC126549899 gene encoding KRAB-A domain-containing protein 2-like, translating into MSHNQLIVPLKPGDTKIIYFVKNEDLFDIIHDAHIKTGHGRRTRVISELQTKYKNITYESVTLFLSLCVQCQRKQKVPKKGIVVKPIISRELNSRCQVDLVDMQTCKDGEYKFILNYQDHLTKFIQLRPLKSKTAEEVALTLLPIFLTFGAPNILHSDNGREFSNKIIIDLCSRWEGVKIVHGKPRHSQCQGSIERANQDFQNILRAMMHDKKTTKWSEALPFVQFAKNTAYHQGIKQTPYEAMFGSVAKRGLATSSLPREQIKYIETEEQLEQIIQSIDDDNTEQVEQNDNDLQQLETILQSIDDDNTEQVEQNGNDIHSAERVLVNEIQYNNTEQVEDNAEQSKLDHELKKKKKT; encoded by the exons ATGTCTCATAACCAACTTATTGTTCCATTGAAACCCGgcgatacaaaaataatttacttcgTAAAAAATGAAGATTTATTCGATATTATCCATGATGCCCATATCAAAACAGGCCACGGAAGACGAACCCGTGTAATTAGTGAATTACaaacaaagtataaaaatataacttatgaatcagttacattatttttgagcTTGTGTGTTCAATGTCAAAGGAAACAAAAAGTCCCAAAGAAAGGGATCGTGGTAAAGCCAATTATAAGTCGTGAACTCAACTCTCGATGTCAAGTTGATTTGGTCGATATGCAAACGTGTAAAGATGGTGAGTACAAATTTATTCTGAATTATCAAGACCATCTCACTAAATTTATACAGCTTAGACCATTGAAGAGCAAAACAGCAGAGGAAGTAGCCCTCACGTTGCTGCCAATTTTCCTCACTTTCGGTGCACCAAATATTCTACATTCCGATAATGGGAGAgagttttctaataaaattataatagatttgtGCTCGAGGTGGGAGGGTGTAAAAATTGTTCACGGTAAACCTCGTCATAGTCAATGTCAAGGTTCCATCGAAAGAGCCAATcaagattttcaaaatatactcAGAGCCATGATGCACGATAAGAAAACAACAAAATGGTCAGAAGCTTTACCATTTGTTCAATTCGCAAAAAACACTGCTTATCATCAAGGAATAAAACAAACACCGTATGAGGCAATGTTTGGTAGCGTTGCTAAAAGGGGCCTAGCAACAAGTTCATTGCCACgagaacaaataaaatacattgagACCGAAGAGCAGCTTGAACAAATTATTCAGTCAATAG atgatGATAACACTGAGCAAGTGGAACAAAATGACAATGATCTACAACAGCTTGAAACAATTTTACAGTCAATTG atgatGATAACACTGAGCAAGTGGAACAAAATGGCAATGATATACATTCTGCAGAGAGAGTGTTag TTAATGAGatccaatataataacactgaGCAGGTGGAAGATAATGCTGAGCAAAGTAAACTAGatcatgaattaaaaaaaaaaaaaaaaacatga